Genomic segment of Helicobacter enhydrae:
CTTCAACTCTCTAATGACGAAAAGCAACTGCTCTCTCAAACTTCTAACAATCGCACCATTTATGAAATGCTCAAAGATCTTATGTTTGCTACAAGTTTTAGAAGTGATTATTTTGCAAAAGGTGCTGTTCAGCTTAGCGACGCACAATGCAATGAGGAGCTCAACAAACTACAAATCGTCCTAAGCCACCCATTTGAGCAGTTGGACTACACGCTCCAAACACATCGCGGCACACTCAAGCTCAATCAAGACTTCTATGAGCCATTGTTTGATGCGATCAAAAACTATGAGCCCATTAGCGTCGCAGAACTTAGAGAGACACTTGCCTCAAAACTCAAGCGTGAAGTGCAATTCACAGAAATGATCGAATCCCTCATCGCTTTGGGACAAAAAGAATATGTCAAGCTCGTGCAAGAAAAGGATAAGGTAGCTCAAGCAATGCCACAAACCCAAAGACTCAATACTTATATTTTGGAACAAGCCTTCCACTCTCCAAACTCCATCAACCATCTCATCAGCCCACTCACTGCAGAAGCGGTTTCTTTCAATCGTTTTGAGCTGATTGCAATCTATGCAAGTTTGCACAAAAAATCTCAAAACGAACGAGTGGAATTGATTATGCAGCAGCTCAAAAAACAAGGGGAGAAAATCTCCAAAGATGGCAAAGCACTGAGCGATGCGGAAGTGAAGCAAGAGCTAGAAAAACAAATCCAAAATATCCAAGCTTGGATTCCTGTGCTGCAAAAACTACAGATTCTCTCCTAGTGCAATCACTTCGGTGATATTCACTCCAAACCCGCCAAATCCCATTTGGCTCACCTCCTTTTTGGAGCTGATAAATCGGAAATCACTGATTTGCAAACTTTTGAGGATCTGGGCTCCGATCCCAAACTCTTTGCCTTTGAGTTCGTTTTGGGTTTGCAAAAAAATCAAAACCCCCCAATCTTTACTTATCAACTCCATCGCCCCTACAAGAGATTGATACGCACGCAAATCGCTCAAAAAATCCACATCTTTGCCAATGTGAAAAAATTTGACCAAAGGCTGACTAGAAACCCTAGAAGTATCAAAGACAAAAACGCTATGGGTGCGTTGCAAATGATCGACATAATCTATCCTCTGGCACTCTTTGCCAAGCAAAGTGGAGGGAATGGGCGGCTGAGGAGAGAGGAGATTCTCATAAGCTAGGCGATACTGCACCAAATCAGAAATATAAAGAATCTTTAGTTGATGTTTGTGTGCAAAATCAACCAAAAACTTATCTCCGCGTCTTGCCATACTCCCATCTTCTTTCATCATCTCGCAAATAACGGCAATCGGGGCGATCCCTGCGATTTTGCACAAATCCACACTTGCTTCAGTGTGCCCAGTGCGGACAAGCACACCCCCCTCTTTTGCCACAAGGGGGAAAATATGCCCCGGACGCACAAAGTCTCTCGCACTCGCTTGAGGATCACACAACAATCGGATCGTCATATCACGCTCAAATGCCGAAATCCCTGTAGTTGCCTCTCTTGCATCAATTGAGATGGTAAAAGCTGTGCAATGGTTGGAATCATTGCAAGAAACCATAGGGGTGAGCTCAAAGCGATTTGCCAACTCTTGCGTCAGAGAAACGCAGATGAGTCCTCTAGCTTCTTGAGCCATAAAATTCACTTTTTGCGGGGTGCTAAAAATCCCCGCATACACCAAATCCCCCTCATTTTCTCTGTCCTCATCATCCATAATGATGATCATTTCACCATTTTTGAATGCTTCTATCGCCTCTTTGACACGCTGTTTATACATACATAGCCTTATTGATATTTTTGGAGGGATTGTATCAGAAATCTAAAATAAGTTTTTAACTTTGATGGGGGAGGGGGTGGATTGATAGAGAGATGAATCGCTTTGGCTTTGTATCATCGCATTTGTGTCGGAGGAGGGGGCTTCCTTGCGAGAGGAAGTGGCGGTGAATGTTGATTTTATCCCATAAGATTCCAATCGCAAAAATGACTAGCAAATGATGTTTGCACAAATGAGCTTTGTGGCAATGCTTAAATCTTTTGATTCTGCAAGGTTTGTTTGGTCAGCGGTTTGCTATGGATTTTTTGAAGTAGAGAGAGTTTTGAAGTTTTGATTTTGTATAATCATATTTGTGTTGGAGAAGGACGCTTCCTTGTGAAAGGAGGTGGTAAGTATGGATTTAGTATTCCAACTTATAAGGCTTCTGCTAGCTTTGGTAGAGCTAGTAAAAGCTATCCTTGAGCTTTTGGCTCAATAAATTAATCTTCAAGAGGCATTATACTCAATCTAGCTAAAGTTTTGATTGATTCTTCAACACAGCAAACTATACAAGGAAGTAAGTCCATAAATGGAGGCTAGATTGAGTTGGGATTATTCCCAATGTCTCTCCCCCCTTGTAAATTTTCTTACGCAGTTTTTGCATTGCTTGTTCCCTCATACTTCTTTTTGGTATTTCTAGAATCTTTTGGATTCGCTGTTTTGATTCTTGCCTTTGCAAAAGCACATTTTCTAATTTTTCAAGCTTGGCTTGGTGTTTTTCTTGTGAAGTTTGGCTTGGGGAAATGTTTTCTAGCGATTCTAGAATCTCTTGGGATTCTTTTTCTTTGAGTTGCTTTGGGGAAAGCACGGCTTTTGGTGTTTCAGGCTCGGCTTGAATTCTTTCTTTTCAAGTTGGCTTGAGCAAAGTACCCTTTATGCAATTCTAGAATCCCCTAGGATTTCTCTTAAGGGGATCAAGGGGAACTTATAGCAGCGTTCCCCTTATCCCCCTTAACAACCCCCATAACCCCAGCATTGCATTAGCAAGGCTCGTTCAAGATTACATTGACTTGGAATCTTTTTTGGTTCTGCAAGGTTGGTTTGGTCAGCGATTGTTTGTGCTTATATTAAAATAGTGAGGGTTTATATTTTTTGGAGTTTTAAAAGATTGCAAAGAGATTCTAAGAATCTAAAAATCAAACTTTAAAACACCAAAGAATCAAAACAAAGTCAAACTAATGTGGGTAACACACAAAAAGCGGGCAGGGGTTTGGGGGATTTTAAGGGGGATAAGGGGGGTGCCTCGCAATAAACCCCCTTGTCCCCCTTATAGAAAAAGCAAAGTGGGATTTGGAAACTAAGAAGTGTTCTTGTGCAAAAGCAATCTCAAAAACTAGGAAACAAATCAAGAATCCTCCAAAGAGTGTGCTTTGTCAAGCCAAAAAAGAGAATCTGGGAGATTCTAGAATCCCCCAAAAGTGTGCTTGTGCAAAAGCAAGAAACGAAAAGAGAGACAGCGAACAGCGTTTTGCAAAATGAGCTTTGTGGCAACGCTTGAATCTTTTGATTCTACAAGATTGGTTTGGGAATCCAATTGCCGTGCTTAGATGAAATGGTGAGGTTTGATGATTGATTGGAGTTTGAGAGAAAGGAGAAATAGCCAACCACGCCCACTTCCCAAGAGAAGTGAGCTAAAGGTTATCGATCTTTGATTCCAAGTTCTTGAATCAATTTGGCATAACGCTCATATTGCGTTCTTTTGAGATACTTGAGCAAACCGCGTCTTTGTCCGACGAGTTTAAGCAAACCCAAACGACTTGAGTGATCTTTGGGATTTGCCCTAAGATGCTCTGTCAAATTTGCAATACGATGACTTAGAAGTGCGACTTGCACCTCACTAGAACCTGTATCTTTCGAATCACGGGCAAATTTAGCAATCAGTGCTTTTTTATCCGCCATATCTTGAGCCATAATGACCTCCTAGAATGGTATTAATTTCACTTAAATAATATTTAAGAGAGCGTAATTCTACTATAAAAACTTTTTTTTTACTCAATGATGGGCACACAAACACATCAAAATTGACCAATGATTTATTTTTCAAAATAAAATTAATTTTTTATGTATAATCTGTTCATTATCTTTTTATGGATATGGCACAACACTACATTTCCAAGGTTGAAAGAATGAAAAAAGTAGCTGTAGTTATGGGAAGTCAAAGCGATTTGCCAATAATGCAGAAGTGCTTTGAGATTTTGAAAGAATTCCAGATAGATTTTGAAGTCCAAATCCTCTCTGCCCATCGCACCCCACAAGCAACCAAAGACTTTGCGTCCAATGCTATCCAAAATGGTTTTTCTGTATTGATTGCCGCGGCGGGCAAATCCGCTCATCTAGCCGGAGTTTTAGCCTCTCTCACCCCGCTTCCTGTGATTGCAATCCCTATCAAAACAAGCGATTTGGGAGGAATGGATTCTCTGCTCTCAAGCGTGCAAATGCCTAGCGGGATCCCTGTCGCCTGTGTCGGTATCAATGCGGCAGAAAACGCGGGGTTACTTGCCATACAAATCTTGGCAACAAACCACCCAGATCTTTATGAAAAAATCTTGAACAAACGCCAAAAAGAAGCTCAAAAAATCCTTCAAAACAACGCCACACTAACCCAACAGATAAAGGACAACAATGACTAATCCACCACTTTATGAAGGCAAGGCAAAAAAACTCTACGCCACAAGCAACCCATCCCAACTCCTACTCTCCTACAAAGATGAAGCTACAGCGTTTAATGGAGCCAAAAAAGAGACAATCGCAGGAAAAGGTGAGCTCAACAATCGCATCTCCAACCTTGTGATGCAGGAGCTACACAAACACCATATCAACACGCATTTGATTCAAGAGCTCAATCATACAGACTCGCTAGTGAAAAAACTCAAAATGTTCCCGCTAGAAGTGATCGTGCGTAACATATCAGCAGGTTCTTTGGTCAAAAAGCTCGGCGTGAGTGAGGGCAAAGTATTTGATAGCCCGATCTTAGAGTTTTGCTACAAAAACGATGACTTGGGCGATCCGATGATCAACACCTATCACATCATCGCTCTCAATCTTGCCACACAAGAAGAAATCGAAAGCATTTCAGCTTTGGCTCTGCAAATCAATGAGATTTTGCGTCCTTATTTTGCAAAACTCCAGATTCAACTCGTGGATTTCAAACTAGAGTTTGGTATCGATGATGAGGGCAAGATCTGTCTAGGAGATGAGATCTCTCCTGACACTTGCCGCTTTTGGGAAATGCAAACCAAAGAAAAACTAGACAAAGATCGTTTCAGGGAGGATTTGGGCAATCTCACAGAATCTTATCGCGTAGTGCTAGAAAAAATTCTGTCCAAAGGGCAATAATGCGACACATCAAAGAGGAATGCGGGGTTTTTGGTGTTTTTTCTCCGACAAGTATTTCTATGTCCTCTCTTGCCTATTTTGGATTGTCCTCATTGCAACATCGTGGGCAAGAGAGCTGTGGTGTCGTCATCAATGAAAATGATTGTTTCAAATCCTGCAAAAATACCGGTCTTGTCAATGAAGTGCTCACCCCACAAGCGTTGCAAGATTTGGGGAATGGCGATATTTGTATCGGGCATGTGCGTTATTGCACAACAGGGGGCAACCACATACAAAACGCCCAGCCCATACTCATCAACCGCATTGCACATTCTCTAGCACTAGCACACAACGGCAACATCGTCAATGCCTATGAATTGAGAAAAAAACTAGAGCTAGAAGGCTCGATTTTTCACAGCACCAACGACACTGAAGTCATCGCTCATCTCATCATCAAAAACCAACTCTCCTCCTCATCACTCCAAGATGCACTCCAAAAATCAGCCCAAAGCCTCAATGGTGCATACTCTTTGGTCCTAATGGATCACTCACAACTCATTGCGATGAGGGATCCTCACGGCTTCCGTCCTCTTTGCTATGGGCAAACATCAAGGGGAGAATACATCATCGCATCAGAAACCTCCGCACTTGATGCAGTGGAGGCAAATTTCATTCGCGACATTCTCCCCGGAGAGATTGTTGTCTTTGACAAACAAGGGGTGCATAGCATCCAAACTTTTTGCAACCAAAAACCCAAAACAACTTGCAGTTTTGAGTATATTTATTTTGCAAGAGCTGATTCGTCTTTGGATGGGCAGAGTATCCATTTGGCGAGAATGAGGGCAGGAGAGTTTTTGGCAAAAACCTATCCGGTAGAAGCTGATATTGTCATCGGGGTCCCTGATTCTGGGATCGATGCAGCGATTGGTTATGCTAGAGCATCAAACATTCCCTATGGCGTAGGTTTCATCAAAAATCGCTATATCGCACGCACTTTCATCTCCCCAACACAAGAAGAAAGAATAGAAAAACTACGCCTCAAACTCAACCCCATCCTCCCAAACATCAAAGGCAAAAAAATCATCCTCATTGATGACTCTATTGTCAGAGGCAATACCACCAAGCGTCTCGTGAAACTCCTAAGAGGAGCAGGGGCAAAAGAAATCCATATGAGAGTTTCATCGCCTCCTTTTCTCAACCCCTGCTTTTATGGCACAGACATCGATTCAAAAGAATATCTTATCGCTTGTGCACACTCTGTCTCTCAGATAGAAAAACTCTTGGGACTTGATAGCTTAGGCTATCTCACGCTAGAAGGAATGGATTATATGCTTCAAACCAAAGGTTTGCAAGGCTATTGTAGTGCTTGTTTCACAGGCAATTACCCCACGCCTATTCCAAACAATACCAAAAAAAATCAGTTTGAAAACAAGGAGCAGAAATGAAGCACTCAAGCTACAAGGATGCAGGGGTCAATGTCAATGCAGGATACGAATCAACAAACCTCATCAAAAAACATATCGCCAAAACACAACTTCAAGGGACAATCAACCAAATCGGCGATTTTGGAGGGTTTTTCCCACTCCAACTACAAGGAATGCAAGAGCCGATTTTGGTGAGTGGGACAGATGGAGTAGGCACAAAACTCAAACTTGCATTCTTGCTTGATCGGCACACGAGCATAGGGATTGATTGTGTGGCAATGTGTGTGAATGATATTTTGTGTTCTGGTGCGAAGCCTTTGTTTTTTTTGGATTATATCGCTCTAGATTGCAACACCCCCACCAAAGTGGCAGACATCGTGGAGGGGATCGCTCAAGGGTGTATAGAATCTGGGTGCCAACTCTTGGGTGGAGAAACAGCAGAAATGCCCGGATTTTATGCCAAAGATGAATACGATTTGGCAGGATTTTGTGTGGGTATCGTAGAAAAAAGCAAAATCCCCAACAAAGCAAGGATCAAGCAAGGAGATATAGCAATTGGCATAGCCTCAAGCGGTTTGCACTCCAATGGATTTTCTTTGGTCCGTAAGATTTTGCAAGACAACCACATCAACCCGCTTAGTTATGATTTTCAAGGCAAACCCATCATAGAAACCCTGCTCACTCCCACCAAAATCTATGTCTCCTCTGTGCTCAACCTTCTAGCAACGCTAGAGGTCAAGTCCATTGCCCATATCACAGGCGGTGGTTTTTATGAAAACATTCCACGCAGTTTGCCACAAGGATTGGGGATCAAAATCTCCCAAAACTCCATCCCTCATCAACCTATTTTTGATTTTCTAGCCCAAAAGGGTGGCATTTCTCAAGAGGAAATGTTTGGGATTTTTAATATGGGGATTGGGATGTGTATCATCATCGATCCCTCTCAAGTGGATCGCACACTCTCAACCCTCCAATCCTCTGGTGAGCAGGTTTGTATCTTGGGAGAGATTTGCCAAAATGAAGGTGTGTTTTTATGCTAAACATTGCCATTTTGGTTTCAGGCAATGGAAGCAATCTACAATCTTTGATCGATTATCAAAATCAAGGCAAACTCAAAAACGGCAAACTCTCTTTGGTGATTTCAAACAAAGCAGACGCCTACGCACTCACGCGTGCGAGTGATTCAAACCTCCCCTCTTTTGCACTCACCAACCCTGCGACATTTGAAACAGAAGCTCTAGAAAAAATGAGGGAATACAAAATCGATTGCATTGTGTTGGCAGGATTTCTCAAAATCCTATCCCCCCGATTCATCCAAGCATTTCCCAACAAAATCATCAACATCCACCCCTCATTGATTCCGAGCTTTTGCGGTGCAGGATTTTATGGAATCAAAGTGCATCAAGAAGCTCTCAAATACGGGGTGAAAGTCAGTGGAGCAAGCGTGCATTTGGTCAATGAAGTAGTCGATGGCGGTCAAATCATCGCACAAAGAGCCGTGCGTATCTCTGCCAAAGAAACTCCTTCATCTTTGCAGAAAAAAGTAGCAACCATTGAGCAAAAAATCTTGCCTCAAGCCTTGCAAACACTCATCAATCAAATCCTAAAGGAGAACAAATGAACATCCAAGAACTTTTGCGGACACATCGTTACTTCGGACGCGGAATCATCGTAGGCAAAAGCCCAAAAACACAGGAGGCGTTTTTGTTGTATTTTTTGAGTGGGCGTAGCCAAAATAGCCAAAATCGCACATTTGTCGCCAAAGATGGGCAAATCCACATCCAAGCACGGGTAGAAGACACCGATGCAGACACCTCGCTGACTTTTTATCCCCCACTTCTCACTTTCCAAAACCAAATCATTCTAGGCAATGGCGATCAAACCCAAAGCATCTTTGACGCCCTTCAAAAGGGAGGGAGCTTTGAGGAAGCATTGAGGATGAGAGAGTTTGAGCCTGACGCCCCACATTTCACCCCAAGGATTAGCACACTCATCACGCTAGAGGGTGATGACTTTTCTTACAAAATGAGTCTGATCAAATCTTTTCAAACCCATTATTGCCATAGATTTTTCTATGAATACCCTAGCGTAGAGGGCTATGGGCATTTTTTGCACACTTATGCACAAGATTGGTCTCCACTGCCTTCTTTTATCGGCGAACCAAAAGCACTACAGATCCCACAATCGCTAGAGGAACTAGCCACTGAAGTATGGGACAATCTAGACAAAGATTACAAAATCGCCCTGTTTGCACAAAGCATCCATCCTACCACCCAACAAACCAACACAATCATTTTAAACAAGGAATAAATATGGAAGAGATCACACTCAAATACGGCTGCAACCCCAATCAAGGTCGTGCTAGAATCTATAGCACCAAACTACCATTTCAAGTCCTCAATGGAAATGCTGGGTATATCAATTTTTTGGATGCACTCAATGCGTGGCAACTTGTCAAAGAGCTCAAAAACGCGACAAACACCCCTTGTGCCACTTCTTTCAAGCACCTCAGTCCGACTTCATCTGCACTCGCCTCTCCATTGTCTCAAACAGAGCTACAGGCTTATTTTTTGCAAGATTTGGATGTCAATGCTTCACCCATCGCTACAGCTTATGCAAGAGCTAGAGGGGCTGATAGGATGTCCTCTTTTGGTGATTTTATTGCATTGAGTGATAGTTGTGATGAGATGACAGCAAGGCTCATCGCTCAAGAAGTTTCTGATGGCATTATCGCCCCACACTTCACCCAAGAAGCACTCAATATTTTGAAAACCAAAAAAAACGGAGCATACATCATCATCGAAATAGATCCCACATTCACGCCACCCTCTCTTGAAAAAAGAGAAGTCTTTGGAATCACCTTTGAGCAAGAACGCAATGAAATCGTGCTAGATGAGAGGGTTTTGCAAGACATCGTGACACAAAACAAAAACCTCCCCCAAGAAGCCAAAACCGATCTCATCCTCTCGCTTATCACGCTCAAATACACGCAATCCAATTCCATTGTTTTAGCCCACCAAGGTCAAGCTATCGGAGTGGGTGCTGGAGGGCAGTCGCGGATTCACTGCACACGCACAGCTTGTGCCAAAGCAGATCTTTGGCATTTGAGGAAACATCAAAAAGTGCTAGAGCTTCCATTTTTGCCCTCACTCAATCGCCCTACCAAAGACAATCTCATCGATGCCTATCTCACACACCAACCGGCATTTTTTGACACTTGGCAGGATTTTTTCACATCAAAACCCAATCATTTCACACAAGAAGAACAGCAAGAATATCTCTCAAAGATTCAAGGGGTTAGCTTGGGGAGCGATGCGTTTTTCCCATTTGTGGATAACCTCCAAAGAGCAGAGCAAAGCGGTGTGAGCTACATCGCCCAAAGCGGCGGAAGCAAACAAGATACTTCCTTGATAGAATATTGCGACAAACATCAACTATTGATGATTTTCACGCATTGTCGGCTATTCCACCATTAGGAGTCAAAATGAAAGTTGCAATCATTGGAAGCGGAGGAAGAGAGCATAGCATCCTCAAAGCCATCAAAAACAATCCAAACATCTCTACCCTCTTTGCAATACCCGGCAATGCGGGAATGTCACAAGAGGCAATATGTCTCAAAGCAGATATTACCAATCACACTGAAGTGCTTCAATGTATCCAATCAGAGGGGATAGATTTTGTGATTGTGTCTCCTGATAACCCCCTAGTGGAAGGAATGGTTGATGTTTTAGAATCCAATGGGATCGCTTGTTTTGGTCCAAGAGCCAATGCAGCCATTGTGGAGGGAAGCAAAATCTTTGCCAAAGAATTTATGCATAGACATTCTATCCCCACAGCTCCCTACTGGGTTTTTGATTGCCCCACAAAAGCCAAAGAGTTTCTAAGCACCACATCATTTCCCAAAGTCATCAAAGCCGATGGTTTGGCACTTGGCAAAGGAGTGATTATCGCCAAAAACCTCACTCAAGGACACCAAGCGATTGAGGACTTGATGGAAAATGCAGTGTTTGGCGAGAGTGGCAAACGCATTGTGATCGAAGAGTTTTTGGAGGGCAAAGAAGCGACAATTTTGGCTTTTACTGATGGCAAAACGATTGTCCCAATGGTTTCTTCTATGGATTACAAAAAGGCTTTGGATGGGGATGAGGGGCTCAATACAGGCGGAATGGGCTGCATCGCACCAAATCCTTATTACACTGAAGCAATCCAAGCAGAATGTATGCAAAACATTTTCTTGCCAACACTCAAAGGTCTCAATCAAGAGGGGAGGAGATTCAAAGGTTGTTTGTATTTTGGATTAATGCTTACAACAAATGGAGTGAAAGTCATTGAGTATAATTGCCGCTTTGGAGATCCCGAAACCCAAACGATTTTGCCACTACTAGAGAGTGATTTGTTTGAAATTATGCTTAGCATTCATAATGAAACCCTCAAGCAAGAGCAGGTGCGTTTTAAGCCCCTCTCTTCTTGCTGTGTCGTCGTTGCTTCAGAGGGCTATCCCCAAAAGTTTCAAACCAATCATCTGATTTCTTATTCTGATATGCCCAATCTTTTTTTTGCAGGAGTGAAGCAAACTGATGAGGGATTGGTCAATTCTGGTGGAAGGGTGCTAAGTCTGACTTGCACCGCACCCACACTCCAAATCGCACGAGAGCAAGTCTATAAGCAACTCAAATCGATACGCTTTGCCAATGCCTACTATCGCAAAGACATTGGGAAATTATAAGGAATCGCTATGATTGAGATTTATGTCCAAAAAAAAGAAGCTTTTGCCTATGAGGCAGAGAAGTTAGCACAAGAAATCCGAGAGCTCCTCGCAATCCAAACTTTGGAGAAGTTAGAAATCATCAATGTTTATAGCATTGATGGAGTTTGCAAACAAGACTTGCAAAAGGTGCAAGAAATCGTTTTTTGCGAACCTCAAGTCGATGAGATGTTGGAAGAACTCTCTTTGCAAGATTGTGATTTTTTCTTTGGCATCGCACCACTAGAGGGGCAGTTTGACAAGCGTTCATATTCAGCGATACAATGCCTCCAAATGCTCAATCTCCCCCCCACCACGCTCAAGCACCATCAGGTTTTCAAACTCTATGGCACTTTGACACAGGCACAGCAAGAGGCGATCCTCTCCTACCTCATCAATCCCATAGAATCCACAGAGGTTTTTGGCAAATCCCATCACACCCCACAAGCCACAGATGATGTGCCACAAGCCCCTATCAACCTTGCAGCAGAGGATCTCAAACTCATCGAGCAATACTTGCAACACCCCAACCCACTCGAGCTCAAAATCATCGAAACCTATTGGTCTGATCATTGCAGACATACGACATTTCTCACAGAGATCTCCTCGATCGCCTTTGAAGATCCATTGGCAGAGCAGATCTATCAAGACTATTTGCAGACAAGAAAAGAGCTAGGCAGACAAAAGCCTATCTCTCTTATGGATTTGGGAACGATTATGAGTGCATATCTCACCTCACAGGGCAAAGCCAAATCAATCGCCCAAACAGAAGAGCAAAATGCTTGCACCCTTGAAATCAATGTCACCACCCCCAAAGGCGATGAAAAATGGTATTTGTTTTTCAAAAACGAAACGCACAACCACCCCACAGAAATCGAGCCTTTTGGCGGGGCTTCTACCTGTATTGGCGGGGCGATTCGCGATCCTTTGTCCGCACGAGGCTATGTGTATGCAGGGATGAGAATCTCAGGCAGTGCCAATCCATTAGAATCGATCTCACAAACGCGTAAAGGCAAACTCCCTCAACGCAGTATTGCCATCAAATCTTCAGATGGATTCAGTTCTTATGGCAATCAAATCGGCGTTGCTACAGGAATGGTAGAAGAGATCTACCACGAGGGCTACAAAGCCAAACATCTAGAGCTTGGAGCGGTTTTGGGAGCAACACCCAAAGAATGGGTGTCCTCTCAAGCACCCCAAAGTGGCGATGTCATCGTGTTGCTTGGAGGGAAAACAGGGCGTGATGGCTGCGGTGGAGCAAGTGGCTCCTCACTCTCTCACAATATCCACTCTCTTAGCACTTGTGGGAGCGAAGTCCAAAAAGGCAATGCCCCAGAGGAACGCAAAATACAAAGGCTCTTTTGCAATCCCAATGCAATCAAACTCATCAAGCGATGCAATGACTTGGGTGCAGGGGGGATCAGTGTGGCACTTTGCGAATTAGCCGATGGATTGGAAATCCACCTAGATCAAATCTCTTGCAAATACGAGGGGATGACTGCCTATGATTTGACACTCAGCGAATCTCAAGAGAGAATGGCAATCTTGCTCAACCCAAATGATGTAGCCCTATTTGCCAAACTTGCAGAGGAAGAAAATCTAGAATGCCGCTGCATTGCAAAAGTGATCGATGAAAAAGTGATTATTTTTTATCATCATCAGCAAGTCGTTGCCAAACTCCCCAAAGCCCTCCTCACTAGCAATGGAGCCAAAAGAAGCACAGCCGTGCAAATCACACGACCCAAAGAATCCACCAAAAAGCAATATAACTTCATACAAGATTTTCAATCCTTGGCTCAAGATCTCAACATTTGCTCCAAGCGTGGATTGATTGAAAAATTTGATTCTACAATCGGGGGCAATACGATTTTTATGCCACTAGGAGGAAAATACCAAAGCACCCCCATCCAAGCGATGGCACACAAAATCCCATTTGCACAAACCACAACCTGCTCTGTGGCGTCCTTTGGGTTCAACCCATTCTTGTGTGAGCAAAACCCACTCAAAGGGGGCTATTTTGCCGTCATAGAATCTGTGTGCAGACTCATTGCAACAGGCGTGAAGTTTGAAGAAATCTATCTAAGCTTTCAAGAATATTTTGAG
This window contains:
- the purM gene encoding phosphoribosylformylglycinamidine cyclo-ligase, with amino-acid sequence MKHSSYKDAGVNVNAGYESTNLIKKHIAKTQLQGTINQIGDFGGFFPLQLQGMQEPILVSGTDGVGTKLKLAFLLDRHTSIGIDCVAMCVNDILCSGAKPLFFLDYIALDCNTPTKVADIVEGIAQGCIESGCQLLGGETAEMPGFYAKDEYDLAGFCVGIVEKSKIPNKARIKQGDIAIGIASSGLHSNGFSLVRKILQDNHINPLSYDFQGKPIIETLLTPTKIYVSSVLNLLATLEVKSIAHITGGGFYENIPRSLPQGLGIKISQNSIPHQPIFDFLAQKGGISQEEMFGIFNMGIGMCIIIDPSQVDRTLSTLQSSGEQVCILGEICQNEGVFLC
- a CDS encoding IMP cyclohydrolase, translating into MNIQELLRTHRYFGRGIIVGKSPKTQEAFLLYFLSGRSQNSQNRTFVAKDGQIHIQARVEDTDADTSLTFYPPLLTFQNQIILGNGDQTQSIFDALQKGGSFEEALRMREFEPDAPHFTPRISTLITLEGDDFSYKMSLIKSFQTHYCHRFFYEYPSVEGYGHFLHTYAQDWSPLPSFIGEPKALQIPQSLEELATEVWDNLDKDYKIALFAQSIHPTTQQTNTIILNKE
- the purC gene encoding phosphoribosylaminoimidazolesuccinocarboxamide synthase — protein: MTNPPLYEGKAKKLYATSNPSQLLLSYKDEATAFNGAKKETIAGKGELNNRISNLVMQELHKHHINTHLIQELNHTDSLVKKLKMFPLEVIVRNISAGSLVKKLGVSEGKVFDSPILEFCYKNDDLGDPMINTYHIIALNLATQEEIESISALALQINEILRPYFAKLQIQLVDFKLEFGIDDEGKICLGDEISPDTCRFWEMQTKEKLDKDRFREDLGNLTESYRVVLEKILSKGQ
- the purE gene encoding 5-(carboxyamino)imidazole ribonucleotide mutase, with amino-acid sequence MKKVAVVMGSQSDLPIMQKCFEILKEFQIDFEVQILSAHRTPQATKDFASNAIQNGFSVLIAAAGKSAHLAGVLASLTPLPVIAIPIKTSDLGGMDSLLSSVQMPSGIPVACVGINAAENAGLLAIQILATNHPDLYEKILNKRQKEAQKILQNNATLTQQIKDNND
- the rpsO gene encoding 30S ribosomal protein S15, producing the protein MAQDMADKKALIAKFARDSKDTGSSEVQVALLSHRIANLTEHLRANPKDHSSRLGLLKLVGQRRGLLKYLKRTQYERYAKLIQELGIKDR
- the purF gene encoding amidophosphoribosyltransferase → MRHIKEECGVFGVFSPTSISMSSLAYFGLSSLQHRGQESCGVVINENDCFKSCKNTGLVNEVLTPQALQDLGNGDICIGHVRYCTTGGNHIQNAQPILINRIAHSLALAHNGNIVNAYELRKKLELEGSIFHSTNDTEVIAHLIIKNQLSSSSLQDALQKSAQSLNGAYSLVLMDHSQLIAMRDPHGFRPLCYGQTSRGEYIIASETSALDAVEANFIRDILPGEIVVFDKQGVHSIQTFCNQKPKTTCSFEYIYFARADSSLDGQSIHLARMRAGEFLAKTYPVEADIVIGVPDSGIDAAIGYARASNIPYGVGFIKNRYIARTFISPTQEERIEKLRLKLNPILPNIKGKKIILIDDSIVRGNTTKRLVKLLRGAGAKEIHMRVSSPPFLNPCFYGTDIDSKEYLIACAHSVSQIEKLLGLDSLGYLTLEGMDYMLQTKGLQGYCSACFTGNYPTPIPNNTKKNQFENKEQK
- the purN gene encoding phosphoribosylglycinamide formyltransferase; the protein is MLNIAILVSGNGSNLQSLIDYQNQGKLKNGKLSLVISNKADAYALTRASDSNLPSFALTNPATFETEALEKMREYKIDCIVLAGFLKILSPRFIQAFPNKIINIHPSLIPSFCGAGFYGIKVHQEALKYGVKVSGASVHLVNEVVDGGQIIAQRAVRISAKETPSSLQKKVATIEQKILPQALQTLINQILKENK
- a CDS encoding bifunctional 3,4-dihydroxy-2-butanone 4-phosphate synthase/GTP cyclohydrolase II — its product is MYKQRVKEAIEAFKNGEMIIIMDDEDRENEGDLVYAGIFSTPQKVNFMAQEARGLICVSLTQELANRFELTPMVSCNDSNHCTAFTISIDAREATTGISAFERDMTIRLLCDPQASARDFVRPGHIFPLVAKEGGVLVRTGHTEASVDLCKIAGIAPIAVICEMMKEDGSMARRGDKFLVDFAHKHQLKILYISDLVQYRLAYENLLSPQPPIPSTLLGKECQRIDYVDHLQRTHSVFVFDTSRVSSQPLVKFFHIGKDVDFLSDLRAYQSLVGAMELISKDWGVLIFLQTQNELKGKEFGIGAQILKSLQISDFRFISSKKEVSQMGFGGFGVNITEVIALGENL